One Bufo gargarizans isolate SCDJY-AF-19 chromosome 3, ASM1485885v1, whole genome shotgun sequence DNA segment encodes these proteins:
- the LOC122932249 gene encoding olfactory receptor 51E1-like gives MWANSHNCSDTSYFILSGIPSLEDLSFWMGFPLISMYVIAVIGNTSILYIIRVDQELHEPMYIFLFMLSMIDLLLATTTMPKMLEIFLMDGREITFDLCLTQMFFIHFLSALESGILVAMAVDRYVAICHPLRYSSILTSAKICKMFAMILVRGALVMIPIPLIIKRLPLWKNNQLTHSYCLHQEVMNLACGDIKVNIIYGLFVILSVMGIDSLFIFFSYMLIIKTVLGLAEEASMKAFSTCASHICAVLVYYIPLIGLSVVHRFKSNTMPNLHILFGNVYLLLPPVINPLIYGIKTKQIRHRLKKLYGKIFHRRKNSRNI, from the coding sequence ATGTGGGCCAACAGCCATAACTGCAGCGACACCAGTTATTTCATCCTCAGCGGCATCCCAAGTCTAGAAGATCTCAGCTTCTGGATGGGTTTTCCTCTCATCTCAATGTACGTCATTGCTGTTATAGGAAACACCTCAATTCTCTACATCATCAGGGTGGACCAGGAACTTCATGAACCTATGTACATCTTTTTGTTCATGCTGTCGATGATAGACTTGCTGTTAGCCACCACAACCATGCCGAAAATGCTGGAGATCTTCTTGATGGATGGCAGGGAAATTACTTTCGATCTTTGTCTTACCCAGATGTTCTTCATACATTTTCTCTCCGCTCTGGAGTCTGGCATCTTGGTGGCCATGGCTGTCGATCGTTATGTGGCTATCTGCCACCCTCTACGATACTCGTCTATTCTAACCAGTGCAAAAATTTGTAAGATGTTTGCCATGATCTTGGTGAGAGGAGCTCTTGTTATGATTCCCATCCCTCTAATTATCAAGAGGCTTCCTCTGTGGAAAAACAATCAACTGACCCATTCCTACTGCCTGCACCAAGAGGTGATGAATCTTGCTTGTGGAGACATCAAAGTCAATATTATCTATGGACTATTTGTCATCCTTTCAGTCATGGGCATCGACTCGCTCTTTATCTTCTTTTCTTACATGTTGATCATTAAGACGGTGCTTGGTCTGGCGGAAGAGGCCAGCATGAAGGCCTTCAGCACGTGTGCCTCCCACATATGTGCCGTCCTCGTCTACTACATCCCCCTGATTGGTCTATCTGTCGTACACAGGTTCAAAAGCAACACAATGCCAAACCTTCATATTCTATTCGGGAATGTCTATCTCCTGCTCCCCCCTGTGATTAACCCCTTAATTTATGGGATTAAAACCAAACAGATCCGACACAGACTCAAAAAGTTATATGGCAAAATTTTCCATCGGAGAAAAAATTCCAGAAACATCTGA